A window of Nicotiana tabacum cultivar K326 chromosome 24, ASM71507v2, whole genome shotgun sequence contains these coding sequences:
- the LOC142178380 gene encoding uncharacterized protein LOC142178380 — protein MQILMKTFEPNLNQTYALIIEDESQRSNPYSALGTRRDPIAMQDGRGQGYKGKKPFMKCDYSKMTGHLKENCYKLIGYPADFNAKKKVVANCATGNAEHEEHAHMARGWAYNDGHAGGHFFTENQYRQILDMMNKDTTVPQVNMAGIATALMTDIPSKQWIVDSGATHHIVVSLDILHFKTELKTSRDQVHLPTGEKTNISHIGSAIFLKDMEIKNVLYVPEFKFNLLPVSKLTKELSCSVHLYPDFCVFQDLWSGRVRRIGKERGGMYVVKDEHISRGLRQTSVATVQKPEVDDHTPEAEADTDDESDAVHEVHEDDEANAVCENAPISHVEEGNVDVAVSEQVPKSQQAEHDEHSETDLAPDVERFKDSLVAKGYSQKEGLDYHETFSPVAKMIIMRSVIAVAASKGWTMYQMDVYNAFLQGDLYEEVYMEMPQGFRRQGETKVCKLVKSLHGLKQASRQWNIKLTEALLEAGYKQRNNKQFIQETKDILNHKFKVKDLGELKYFLGIEVMRSNKEILLNQRKYALQLISDLELGATKPVATSIDMNQKFTSVEFDAHVGTGLHVLIPEELGISNEQPVSVFCDHKAALHIVANPTFHERTNHIEIDCHFVRDKIKDGKIKTHYIGTKEQQADLLTKGLGRI, from the exons ATGCAGATTCTGATGAAGACATTTGAACCAAACTTGAACCAAACCTATGCGTTGATAATTGAGGATGAAAGCCAGAGATCAAATCCATATTCAGCCTTAGGGACTAGAAGAGATCCTATTGCTATGCAAGATGGACGAGGACAAGGCTACAAAGGGAAGAAGCCATTCATGAAATGTGACTACAGCAAGATGACTGGAcacttaaaagaaaattgctACAAATTGATAGGCTACCCTGCAGATTTTAATGCCAAAAAGAAGGTTGTGGCCAATTGTGCAACTGGTAATGCTGAGCATGAAGAACATGCACACATGGCTAGAGGATGGGCATACAATGATGGTCACGCAGGAGGGCACTTCTTCACTGAGAATCAATATAGGCAAATCTTGGATATGATGAATAAAGATACCACAGTTCCACAAGTCAACATGGCAGGAATTGCTACTGCACTAATGACTGATATTCCTAGTAAGCAATGGATAGTTGATTCTGGTGCGACTCATCACATAGTTGTTTCCCTAGATATATTGCACTTTAAGACTGAGTTGAAAACTAGTAGAGATCAAGTACATTTACCTACTGGTGAGAAGACAAATATATCTCACATTGGTAGTGCAATATTTCTTAAGGACATGGAGATTAAGAATGTTCTATATGTTCCTGAATTCAAATTCAATTTGTTGCCTGTGTCAAAGCTCACAAAAGAACTCAGTTGCTCTGTTCATCTCTATCCTGATTTCTGTGTATTTCAGGATCTTTGGAGTGGCAGGGTGAGGAGGATTGGTAAGGAAAGGGGAGGCATGTATGTGGTGAAGGATGAGCACATTTCTAGAGGTTTGAGGCAAACATCAGTTGCAACAGTCCAGAAACCAGAAGTAGATG ATCATACACCTGAAGCTGAAGCTGATACAGATGATGAATCTGATGCAGTCCATGAAGTTCATGAAGATGATGAAGCTAATGCAGTCTGTGAAAATGCCCCCATTTCTCATGTTGAAGAAGGCAATGTTGATGTTGCAGTATCTGAACAAGTACCTAAATCTCAACAAGCTGAACATGATGAGCATTCAGAAACTGATCTTGCACCAG ATGTTGAAAGATTCAAGGACAGCCTAGTAGCAAAAGGATACAGCCAAAAGGAGGGGTTAGACTACCATGAGACCTTTtcaccagttgccaaaatgataaTTATGAGGTCAGTTATTGCAGTAGCAGCATCAAAAGGGTGGACTATGTATCAAATGGATGTGTATAATGCATTTTTGCAGGGAGACTTATATGAAGAAGTATATATGGAAATGCCTCAAGGTTTTAGAAGACAGGGGGAGACTAAGGTGTGCAAGCTAGTGAAGTCCTTACATGGACTAAAACAAGCTTCAAGACAATGGAATATCAAACTTACAGAGGCACTTCTTGAAGCAGGGTATAAGCAAA GAAACAATAAGCAGTTCATTCAGGAAACTAAAGATATTTTAAATCACAAATTCAAAGTAAAAGATCTGGGAGAACTGAAGTACTTCTTGGGAATTGAAGTCATGAGATCCAACAAAGAGATCTTACTAAATCAAAGGAAGTATGCCTTGCAATTAATTTCTGATTTAGAGTTGGGAGCTACTAAACCAGTAGCCACTTCAATAGATATGAATCAAAAGTTTACTTCAGTAGAATTTGATGCACATGTTGGG ACTGGACTGCATGTCCTAATACCAGAAG AACTTGGCATTTCAAATGAGCAGCCTGTGAGTGTGTTTTGTGACCATAAGGCAGCCCTACATATTGTAGCCAATCCCACATTTCACGAGAGGACTAATCATATAGAGATTGATTGCCACTTTGTGAGAGATAAGATTAAAGATGGCAAGATCAAGACTCATTACATAGGGACAAAGGAGCAGCAGGCAGATCTATTGACTAAAGGACTTGGGAGAATATAG
- the LOC142178381 gene encoding uncharacterized protein LOC142178381, with protein MEDEKIDHTHPLFLHPSDTPSSVLIPIQLTGSETYGLWRRTMRISLQAKRKLGEIATIFQVTDSVDSYFTRLKERWSEYDALIPTSGCDCAKSKDYIGHLHRQRLLQFLSGLNENCE; from the exons ATGGAAGATGAGAAAATTGACCACACGCACCCTCTATTTCTGCATCCTTCTGATACTCCGAGCTCAGTTTTGATCCCAATTCAGCTCACCGGGTCTGAAACTTATGGATTATGGCGTAGGACGATGCGAATTTCTCTTCAAGCTAAGCGAAAGCTAGG AGAAATTGCAACGATTTTTCAAGTAACTGACTCTGTTGATTCCTATTTCACGAGACTGAAGGAAAGGTGGTCAGAGTATGATGCTTTAATCCCCACGTCAGGTTGTGATTGTGCTAAATCAAAGGACTATATTGGACACCTTCATCGTCAAAGGCTGCTTCAGTTTCTCAGTGGTCTGAATGAGAACTGTGAGTAG
- the LOC107770713 gene encoding serine/threonine-protein kinase Nek6-like, translating into METRIDDYEVIEQLERRAFGTAFLVLHRTDKKKYVLKKIPLAKQTEKSKRAANLEMNLIAKLSHPYILEYKDAWIEKGSCICIVTNYCEDGNMAEILRKSRGALFPEEKLCKWLTQLLLALEHLHSNRVHHRDLKLCNIFITKDNDIRLGGFGLAKLIDAEGFASSAAGTSSNMCPELLAGMPYGYKSDIWSLGCCMFEIAAHQPPFRAPDKIGLISKINRGSLSPLPIIYSSTLKQIIKSMLRKNSEHRPTAAELLRHQHLQPYLLLCHNPSSAYLPVKSPSSTKEKARPSPGKSSSPRDSRDRQLKLKEKRPVLYFDESDNIKPRNLSDNYNTFKAKLETKRVDPTSYSVRISQDSEDSKSGETSQVAICYGDDQTERLWQMGSTTTPNSSSSRAKTWSEELEHASPEHVKQFEECDRESCETKELEVLSSPTDNEEAETNVVDSISGKPSGMTLSSEICSVKTRCFDDESTSSNSQPAKPDSVAEPRCYATDTENGSESREVANDCMSTESNGSLVHKDELEKKATMVNDTKQARKYALQALDDKVSQLKSLAALAGSERKDDWGNPTQQRAEALESLLEVCARLLKQEKIDELAGVLKPFGDDGMSSRETAIWLTKSLMTAQKLAKES; encoded by the exons ATGGAGACCCGGATTGATGATTATGAAGTGATAGAACAGTTGGAAAGAAGAGCTTTTGGAACTGCATTTCTTGTTCTCCATCGAACTGATAAGAAGAA GTATGTTCTGAAGAAAATACCATTAGCAAAACAGACAGAAAAATCCAAGCGTGCTGCAAATCTGGAG ATGAATTTGATAGCTAAACTAAGCCATCCATATATTTTGGAGTACAAAGATGCTTGGATTGAAAAG gGGAGCTGTATATGCATCGTTACCAATTATTGTGAAGATGGAAACAT GGCAgagatcttaaggaagtctagaGGAGCACTTTTTCCTGAAGAG AAACTTTGCAAATGGCTGACTCAGCTATTATTAGCTTTGGAGCATCTGCATTCCAACCGCGTTCATCATAGAGACCTTAAG CTATGTAACATATTCATCACAAAGGACAATGACATCCGGTTAG GTGGTTTTGGGTTAGCAAAATTGATAGATGCAGAAGGCTTTGCTTCCTCG GCTGCTGGCACTTCAAGCAACATGTGCCCTGAGCTCCTTGCTGGTATGCCCTATGGCTACAAATCTGATATATGGTCGCTTG GATGCTGCATGTTTGAGATTGCCGCACATCAACCACCATTTAGAGCTCCT GACAAGATTGGACTTATCAGCAAAATAAACCGGGGTTCTTTGTCACCACTTCCGATTATATACTCCTCCACCTT GAAACAGATAATAAAGAGCATGCTAAGGAAAAATTCAGAACACAGACCTACG GCTGCCGAGTTGTTAAGGCATCAACATTTGCAACCATACCTCCTCTTGTGTCACAACCCTTCATCTGCGTATCTTCCAGTGAAGTCCCCAAGCAGCACAAAAGAGAAAGCAAGACCATCACCTGGAAAATCTAGCAGTCCTAGAGACAGCAGAGACAGACAGTTGAAGCTAAAAGAGAAGAGACCTGTCCTTTACTTTGATGAAAGTGATAACATAAAGCCGAGAAACTTATCAGACAATTATAATACGTTCAAAGCCAAACTTGAGACTAAGAGAGTTGATCCAACAAGCTACTCAGTTAGGATCTCTCAGGATAGTGAGGATTCTAAAAGTGGGGAGACGAGTCAGGTAGCTATTTGCTATGGAGATGATCAAACTGAGAGACTCTGGCAAATGGGAAGTACGACTACACCAAACTCTTCAAGTTCAAGGGCAAAAACATGGTCCGAGGAACTAGAGCATGCTTCTCCTGAGCATGTTAAACAATTTGAAGAGTGTGATAGGGAAAGTTGTGAAACAAAAGAGCTTGAGGTGTTGAGCAGTCCAACGGACAATGAGGAAGCTGAGACAAATGTAGTGGATAGTATCTCCGGAAAGCCTAGCGGAATGACATTGTCTAGTGAAATCTGCAGCGTTAAAACACGGTGCTTTGATGATGAAAGCACTTCATCAAATTCGCAGCCGGCAAAACCAGATTCCGTGGCAGAACCAAGGTGCTATGCCACTGATACTGAAAATGGTAGTGAGAGTAGAGAAGTTGCTAATGACTGCATGTCAACTGAAAGCAATGGTTCACTTGTACATAAAGATGAGCTAGAAAAGAAAGCAACAATGGTTAATGACACAAAACAGGCTAGGAAATATGCTCTTCAAGCACTGGATGATAAGGTTTCACAGCTCAAGTCACTAGCCGCATTAGCTGGTAGCGAGCGCAAAGATGATTGGGGGAATCCCACTCAACAAAGAGCTGAAGCTTTAGAGTCTCTTTTGGAGGTTTGTGCACGACTTCTTAAGCAGGAAAAAATCGATGAGCTTGCAGGTGTGCTGAAACCATTTGGGGATGACGGAATGTCGTCTAGAGAGACAGCAATCTGGTTGACAAAAAGCCTCATGACCGCACAAAAGTTGGCCAAGGAATCGTGA